The Tepidibacter aestuarii genome contains a region encoding:
- the leuB gene encoding 3-isopropylmalate dehydrogenase — translation MDFNIAVLKGDGIGPEVINQALLVLDKIGKKYNHQFNFKEALIGGQAIDRVGENLPKETIDICKESDAILLGAVGGPKWDGLSGEKRPEKGLLKIRKILNLYANIRPAILFKELKKACPLKDEIIGDGIDICVVRELTGGIYFGEKATREGKNGKEAYDVETYNEQEIQRIAKSAFEIARKRNKKVVSVDKANVLESSRLWRKTVNEVSKKYEDVILEHMYVDNASMQLIKNPRQFDVILTSNMFGDILSDEASMITGSIGMLPSASLGEGNIGLYEPIHGSAPDIAGQNKSNPIATILSVAMMLRHSFDLEDEAKDIENAVVNVLSTNYRTLDIMDDKNKLVTTNEMGSLIMEKI, via the coding sequence ATGGATTTCAATATAGCTGTATTAAAAGGAGATGGAATTGGTCCTGAGGTTATAAATCAAGCATTATTAGTTTTAGACAAGATAGGTAAAAAATACAATCATCAATTCAATTTTAAAGAAGCTTTAATTGGTGGTCAGGCTATTGATAGAGTAGGAGAAAATCTTCCTAAAGAGACTATAGATATTTGTAAAGAAAGTGATGCTATTTTACTAGGAGCTGTTGGTGGTCCTAAATGGGATGGGTTATCTGGAGAAAAAAGGCCGGAAAAAGGATTATTAAAGATTAGAAAAATATTAAATTTATATGCAAACATTCGACCTGCTATATTATTTAAAGAACTAAAAAAAGCATGTCCTTTAAAAGATGAAATAATAGGAGATGGAATTGATATTTGCGTGGTTAGAGAACTTACAGGTGGAATATATTTTGGGGAAAAGGCAACTAGAGAAGGGAAAAATGGAAAAGAAGCCTATGATGTAGAAACTTATAATGAACAGGAGATACAAAGGATAGCAAAGTCTGCATTTGAAATTGCAAGAAAGAGAAATAAAAAAGTTGTAAGTGTTGATAAAGCGAATGTATTAGAAAGTTCTAGATTATGGAGAAAAACTGTAAATGAGGTATCAAAAAAATATGAAGATGTAATTTTAGAGCATATGTATGTAGACAATGCTTCTATGCAGCTTATTAAAAATCCAAGACAATTTGATGTTATATTAACATCAAATATGTTTGGGGATATATTGTCAGATGAGGCAAGTATGATTACAGGTTCTATAGGAATGCTTCCATCAGCTAGCCTGGGAGAAGGAAATATAGGACTTTATGAACCAATACATGGATCAGCACCAGATATAGCGGGACAAAATAAGTCAAATCCAATAGCCACTATATTGTCAGTAGCTATGATGCTTAGGCATTCTTTTGACTTGGAAGATGAGGCAAAAGATATAGAAAATGCTGTTGTAAATGTATTAAGTACTAATTATAGAACACTTGATATAATGGATGATAAAAATAAATTAGTTACAACTAATGAAATGGGAAGTTTGATAATGGAAAAAATATAG
- a CDS encoding 4Fe-4S binding protein, producing the protein MHLKTEKTLIKKKQTTTKIIRYIILIASLLFVAYKGYMHQVLGGGSDGSPSIHALCPYGALESFYLLFAQGIFIEKIFSGTMVLLLITIILSIIFKRSFCGLICPFGALQEFMSILGQKIFKKKFIMPDKIDKLLRYLKYFILLITAVFAWKTGELWMSSYDPWSAYAHMFGEFEEVIDENLIGFIILIITLVGSILYDRFFCKYLCPMGAFLGIISKISPNKIVKNKSKCINCKICSKKCPANINIAELKEINSAECLNCQTCTLLCPIPGALENKQLKKTMTPIVLIISVITIYFGGITVAKATNNYDLLPEPIEKGEIVNAEDIKGYMTLEEVSDYTGISLEELYEKLNLSKNIPSNIKMKSIKEYKPNFEVNQVRELLLEK; encoded by the coding sequence ATGCATTTAAAAACAGAAAAAACATTAATTAAAAAGAAACAGACAACAACAAAAATTATCAGGTACATAATACTTATAGCTTCTTTATTGTTTGTAGCTTATAAAGGTTACATGCATCAAGTATTGGGTGGAGGAAGTGATGGATCGCCTTCGATACATGCACTTTGTCCATATGGCGCTTTAGAAAGTTTTTATTTACTATTTGCACAAGGTATTTTTATTGAAAAAATTTTTTCAGGAACAATGGTGCTTTTATTGATTACCATTATTTTATCTATTATCTTTAAAAGAAGCTTTTGTGGTCTTATATGTCCATTTGGAGCGCTTCAAGAATTTATGAGTATACTAGGTCAAAAAATATTTAAGAAAAAATTCATTATGCCTGATAAAATAGATAAACTATTAAGATACCTTAAATACTTCATTTTATTGATTACTGCAGTATTTGCATGGAAAACAGGTGAACTATGGATGTCTAGCTACGATCCTTGGTCAGCTTATGCCCATATGTTTGGAGAGTTTGAAGAGGTCATTGATGAAAATTTAATTGGATTTATAATTTTAATAATTACTCTAGTAGGTTCAATACTGTATGATAGGTTCTTTTGTAAATATTTATGTCCTATGGGAGCTTTTTTAGGAATTATATCTAAAATAAGCCCTAATAAAATAGTTAAAAATAAATCTAAATGTATAAACTGCAAAATCTGTAGCAAAAAATGTCCAGCTAACATTAATATAGCTGAGTTAAAGGAAATAAATTCAGCAGAGTGTTTAAATTGTCAAACTTGTACCTTATTATGTCCTATTCCAGGTGCTTTAGAGAATAAGCAATTGAAAAAAACAATGACTCCAATAGTTTTAATTATATCTGTAATTACTATTTATTTCGGAGGAATTACTGTAGCTAAAGCAACAAATAATTATGATTTACTGCCTGAACCTATTGAAAAAGGTGAAATAGTTAATGCTGAAGATATAAAGGGGTATATGACATTAGAAGAGGTGTCTGATTACACAGGCATTTCATTGGAAGAACTATATGAGAAATTAAATTTATCAAAAAATATCCCTTCTAACATAAAGATGAAAAGTATAAAAGAATATAAACCAAATTTTGAAGTAAATCAAGTAAGAGAACTGTTGTTAGAAAAATAA
- the leuD gene encoding 3-isopropylmalate dehydratase small subunit yields MKKTGMVFKYGDNVDTDVIMPARYLNTSDPKELAKYCMIDIDKEFAKKVKKDDIIVANKNFGCGSSREHAPIAIKASGVSCVIASTFARIFYRNSFNIGLPILECEEAVNKIEDRDEIEVDFSLGEITNITKGEKYQAQPLPEFMQEIISKDGLINYINER; encoded by the coding sequence ATGAAAAAGACAGGAATGGTTTTTAAATATGGAGACAATGTAGATACTGATGTTATTATGCCAGCTAGATATTTAAATACTTCAGACCCTAAGGAGTTAGCAAAATATTGTATGATAGATATAGATAAAGAATTTGCTAAAAAAGTAAAAAAAGATGACATAATAGTTGCAAACAAAAACTTTGGGTGTGGATCTTCGAGGGAACATGCACCTATTGCTATAAAAGCAAGTGGAGTATCTTGCGTAATAGCTAGTACTTTTGCAAGGATTTTTTATAGGAATTCTTTTAATATAGGGCTTCCTATATTAGAGTGTGAAGAAGCTGTAAATAAAATAGAGGATAGAGATGAAATAGAAGTAGATTTTAGTTTAGGTGAAATTACAAATATAACTAAAGGGGAGAAATATCAGGCTCAACCTCTTCCAGAATTTATGCAAGAAATAATATCTAAAGATGGACTTATAAATTATATAAATGAAAGATAA
- the leuC gene encoding 3-isopropylmalate dehydratase large subunit: MGMTMTQKILAVHAGLNEVSPGQFIQAKLDMVLGNDITTPVAINEFKKIRTDKVFDKKKISIVPDHFAPNKDIKSAQQCKCTREFAYEKEIENYFEIGEMGIEHALLPEKGLVVAGDVVIGADSHTCTYGALGAFSTGIGSTDMAAGMATGKCWFKVPKAIKFILKGKPQKWVSGKDIILHIIGMIKVDGALYKSMEFMGDGIKYLSMDDRFTISNMAIEAGAKNGIFIVDDITIDYMKNHSEKEYTIYTPDEDAEYEKVYEIDLSSIRPTVSFPHIPDNTRTIDEVGDVKIDQVVIGSCTNGRIEDLRAAAKVLKDKKVYRGVRTIIFPATQKIYLDAIKEGLIEIFIKAGAVVSTPTCGPCLGGHMGILAEGERCIATTNRNFVGRMGHPKSEVYLASPAVAAASAIIGRIVNPENLR, translated from the coding sequence ATGGGGATGACAATGACACAAAAAATATTAGCAGTACATGCTGGCTTAAATGAGGTAAGCCCTGGACAGTTTATACAAGCTAAACTAGATATGGTACTTGGAAATGATATAACAACTCCTGTTGCTATAAATGAATTTAAAAAAATTAGAACAGATAAAGTATTCGATAAAAAGAAGATATCTATTGTACCTGACCATTTTGCACCGAACAAAGATATTAAAAGTGCACAACAATGTAAATGTACTCGTGAATTCGCATATGAAAAAGAGATTGAAAACTATTTTGAAATAGGTGAGATGGGAATAGAACATGCATTATTACCAGAAAAAGGTTTAGTTGTAGCTGGAGATGTTGTTATTGGAGCAGACTCTCATACATGTACTTACGGGGCATTAGGAGCATTTTCTACAGGAATAGGAAGTACGGACATGGCAGCAGGAATGGCTACTGGAAAGTGTTGGTTTAAAGTTCCAAAAGCAATTAAATTTATTTTGAAGGGTAAGCCACAAAAATGGGTTAGCGGAAAAGATATTATTCTTCACATAATAGGCATGATTAAAGTGGATGGAGCTTTATACAAATCTATGGAATTTATGGGGGATGGGATAAAGTATTTATCTATGGATGATAGATTTACCATTTCGAATATGGCTATTGAAGCAGGTGCTAAAAATGGAATATTTATTGTAGATGATATTACAATTGATTATATGAAAAATCATTCTGAAAAAGAATATACAATATATACTCCTGATGAAGATGCTGAATATGAAAAAGTATATGAAATAGATTTAAGTAGTATTAGACCAACAGTTTCTTTTCCACATATTCCAGACAACACAAGAACTATTGATGAGGTTGGAGATGTAAAAATAGATCAAGTTGTAATAGGGTCTTGTACGAATGGAAGAATAGAAGATTTAAGAGCTGCGGCAAAGGTATTAAAAGATAAAAAGGTATATAGGGGAGTTAGAACAATAATATTTCCTGCAACTCAAAAGATATATCTAGATGCAATAAAAGAAGGTTTGATAGAAATATTTATTAAAGCAGGAGCAGTAGTTAGTACACCAACTTGTGGACCTTGCTTAGGGGGTCATATGGGAATTTTAGCAGAAGGTGAGCGATGCATAGCTACTACAAATCGCAACTTTGTTGGGAGGATGGGTCACCCAAAATCAGAAGTATATTTAGCTAGTCCAGCAGTAGCAGCAGCTTCAGCTATAATTGGTAGGATTGTAAATCCAGAAAATTTAAGATAG